In a genomic window of Nitratireductor basaltis:
- a CDS encoding SDR family NAD(P)-dependent oxidoreductase yields MALDGKTAIVTGAASGIGYAIAERLLREGVRVVLADIDAEKGAQAVEDLEKLGEVRFVKTDVSKSLDVHNLVASTIDALGDIDILVNNAGIVHGADFLDLKEEDFDRVIGVNLKGAFLVGQAVARYMVEKVKTGGAAGSIINMSSVNAVFAIANQVPYSVSKGGMNQLTKVMSLSLAPYGIRVNAIGPGSIMTEMLASVNADPAAKKRILSRTPLGRIGEPKEIASIAAFLASDDASYVTGQTIYADGGRLPLNYTVDVKETDD; encoded by the coding sequence ATGGCACTCGACGGCAAGACGGCAATCGTGACTGGCGCAGCGAGCGGCATCGGCTACGCGATTGCAGAACGGCTATTGCGCGAAGGCGTGCGCGTGGTTCTCGCCGATATTGATGCCGAGAAGGGCGCTCAGGCCGTTGAAGACCTCGAGAAGCTTGGCGAGGTCCGCTTCGTCAAGACGGATGTCTCCAAGAGTCTCGACGTGCACAATCTCGTCGCCTCGACCATCGACGCTTTGGGCGACATCGACATTCTCGTCAACAATGCCGGAATTGTGCATGGCGCGGATTTCCTCGACCTGAAGGAGGAGGATTTTGATCGCGTGATCGGCGTCAACCTCAAGGGCGCTTTCCTCGTGGGGCAGGCCGTGGCGCGCTACATGGTCGAAAAAGTGAAGACTGGCGGCGCTGCCGGTTCCATCATCAACATGTCGTCGGTCAATGCGGTCTTCGCTATCGCCAACCAGGTTCCATATTCGGTCTCCAAGGGCGGTATGAACCAGTTGACCAAGGTCATGTCCCTGTCGCTTGCTCCCTATGGCATCCGCGTGAATGCCATCGGACCAGGCTCGATCATGACCGAAATGCTGGCAAGCGTGAACGCGGACCCTGCTGCCAAGAAGCGCATTCTGTCGCGTACTCCGCTTGGGCGCATCGGCGAGCCGAAGGAGATCGCCTCCATCGCAGCTTTCCTCGCATCCGACGACGCAAGCTATGTCACCGGCCAGACAATCTATGCCGATGGCGGACGCTTGCCCCTCAATTATACGGTCGATGTGAAGGAAACCGACGACTAG
- a CDS encoding SGNH/GDSL hydrolase family protein gives MNALKAAFSWIAFPVYAWQGIGVRLRTPRMLPPQGPVRHRIEGKDPAVRLLVIGDSSAAGVGIADNSHGLPSQLARLIALRHDRAVTWRAAGFNSATSGQLRDHVIPNLADENWTHIVLVVGTNDAKNFHTIPRFKREFGGLLYALRAKWPEALIVWSPIVNMRQMPALPPLLGKILAIRAELVNRKGTLLCQERGVVPALPLPIDDPEQGFAEDGFHASAAGYRAWAEHLLHYMEERRQVDRPGRLVA, from the coding sequence ATGAACGCACTCAAAGCCGCCTTCTCCTGGATCGCCTTTCCCGTCTATGCCTGGCAGGGCATCGGTGTCCGCCTCAGAACACCGCGCATGCTGCCGCCCCAGGGCCCTGTTCGCCATCGCATCGAAGGCAAGGACCCCGCGGTACGCCTGCTGGTGATCGGCGACTCCTCTGCCGCGGGTGTGGGCATTGCAGACAACAGCCACGGGCTTCCATCGCAGCTGGCGCGCCTGATCGCACTTCGCCATGACCGCGCCGTTACCTGGCGTGCTGCGGGTTTCAACTCGGCGACATCTGGCCAGCTGCGCGATCATGTCATTCCCAATCTGGCGGATGAAAACTGGACGCATATCGTGCTGGTCGTGGGCACGAATGATGCCAAGAACTTCCACACCATCCCCCGCTTCAAGCGCGAATTCGGCGGGCTGCTTTACGCATTGCGGGCCAAGTGGCCGGAAGCGCTGATCGTCTGGTCGCCCATCGTGAATATGCGGCAGATGCCAGCGCTGCCGCCGCTTCTGGGAAAGATTCTCGCCATCCGCGCCGAGCTTGTGAACCGCAAGGGGACGCTGCTCTGTCAGGAGCGCGGCGTGGTACCGGCCCTGCCACTGCCAATCGACGATCCTGAGCAAGGCTTCGCCGAAGACGGCTTTCACGCTTCGGCTGCAGGCTACCGCGCTTGGGCGGAACATCTGCTGCACTACATGGAGGAACGCCGTCAGGTGGATCGCCCGGGACGGCTGGTCGCCTGA
- a CDS encoding class I fructose-bisphosphate aldolase, with protein sequence MSERLEDIAARMVAEGKGILAADESTGTIKKRFDTISLESTEENRRDYREMLFSADEAMKNHISGVILYDETLRQKAKDGTPLARMIADAGAVPGIKVDKGAKPLAGFEGETITEGLDGLRERLNEYYELGARFAKWRGVISIADGLPTWGAVKQNAQALARYAALCQEAGIVPIVEPEVLMDGNPGTHKIERCYDVTEWVLKTVFDELFDARVKLEGMILKPNMIIDGKNVRTASREEVAERTVRCLKATVPAAVPGIAFLSGGQSDEEATAHLSIMNATYDMPWKLTFSYGRALQAAALKAWGGKAENVAAGQRAFTHRARMNGLAASGSWKQDLEQAA encoded by the coding sequence ATGAGCGAACGTCTTGAAGATATCGCCGCCAGGATGGTGGCTGAGGGCAAGGGCATCCTCGCCGCAGACGAGAGCACCGGCACCATCAAGAAGCGTTTCGACACGATCAGCCTTGAGTCGACCGAAGAGAACCGCCGCGACTATCGCGAGATGCTGTTCTCCGCTGACGAGGCGATGAAGAACCACATCTCCGGCGTCATCCTCTACGACGAGACACTTCGCCAGAAGGCAAAGGACGGCACGCCGCTCGCGCGGATGATCGCTGACGCCGGTGCGGTTCCCGGCATCAAGGTCGACAAGGGCGCAAAGCCGCTTGCAGGTTTTGAAGGCGAGACAATCACCGAAGGTCTCGATGGCCTGCGCGAGCGCCTGAACGAATATTACGAGCTCGGCGCGCGCTTTGCCAAATGGCGCGGTGTCATCTCGATTGCCGATGGTCTTCCCACCTGGGGTGCGGTGAAGCAGAACGCGCAGGCGCTCGCACGCTACGCGGCGCTCTGCCAGGAAGCCGGCATCGTCCCGATCGTCGAGCCCGAAGTGCTGATGGACGGCAATCCCGGTACCCACAAGATCGAGCGCTGCTACGACGTGACCGAGTGGGTTCTGAAGACCGTCTTCGACGAGCTTTTCGATGCCCGCGTGAAGCTTGAGGGCATGATCCTGAAGCCGAACATGATCATCGACGGCAAGAATGTACGCACTGCCAGCCGCGAAGAGGTTGCAGAGCGGACCGTACGCTGCCTCAAGGCCACCGTGCCGGCCGCAGTTCCAGGCATCGCCTTCCTCTCCGGCGGTCAGTCGGATGAAGAGGCAACCGCACATCTGTCGATCATGAATGCGACCTATGACATGCCGTGGAAGCTGACCTTCTCCTATGGCCGCGCGCTGCAGGCAGCAGCCCTGAAGGCATGGGGCGGCAAGGCGGAAAACGTGGCTGCAGGCCAGCGCGCCTTCACCCACCGTGCCCGCATGAACGGCCTTGCAGCCAGCGGCAGCTGGAAGCAGGACCTCGAACAGGCTGCCTGA
- a CDS encoding phosphoglycerate kinase encodes MAGFKTLDDLDDVSGKRVLVRVDLNVPVKDGSVTDTTRIERIAPTITELSDKGAKVILLAHFGRPKGKRTEADSLGPIAYAVETTLDRRVHFASDCIGDEAADAIEEMTGGDILLLENTRFHEGEEKNDPEFAKALAENGDIYVNDAFSAAHRAHASTEGLARLLPAYAGRTMQAELEALEKGLGNPDRPVLAVVGGAKVSTKIDLLLNLVKKVDALVIGGGMANTFLAARGSDVGKSLCEHDLAETAKQIMIDAASAGCAIILPSDAVVAREFKAGAASEVVDVDAVPADAMILDVGPNSIEKVKEWLERADTVVWNGPLGAFEIEPFDKATMESARFAAQRTREGLLVSVAGGGDTVAALNQAGVAEDFTYISTAGGAFLEWMEGKELPGVAALSN; translated from the coding sequence ATGGCTGGTTTCAAGACACTTGACGATCTGGACGATGTATCCGGCAAGCGCGTGCTTGTGCGCGTTGACCTCAATGTTCCGGTCAAGGATGGCAGCGTGACCGACACGACCCGGATCGAGCGTATCGCGCCGACCATTACCGAACTTTCCGACAAGGGCGCCAAGGTCATCCTGCTCGCCCATTTCGGACGCCCCAAGGGCAAGCGCACGGAAGCCGATTCGCTCGGGCCCATTGCATATGCCGTGGAAACCACGCTTGACCGCCGCGTCCATTTCGCCTCCGACTGCATCGGGGACGAAGCTGCCGATGCAATCGAGGAAATGACCGGCGGCGACATACTGCTTCTGGAGAACACCCGCTTCCACGAAGGCGAAGAAAAGAACGACCCCGAATTTGCCAAGGCGCTGGCAGAGAATGGTGACATCTACGTGAACGACGCCTTCTCCGCGGCCCACCGTGCCCATGCTTCCACCGAAGGTCTCGCCCGCCTCCTGCCCGCCTATGCCGGTCGCACCATGCAGGCAGAGCTTGAGGCGCTGGAAAAGGGCCTCGGCAATCCGGACCGTCCGGTTCTGGCCGTGGTCGGCGGTGCCAAGGTCTCCACCAAGATCGATCTCCTGCTCAACCTCGTGAAAAAGGTCGACGCACTGGTCATCGGTGGCGGCATGGCCAACACCTTCCTTGCAGCCCGTGGCAGCGATGTCGGCAAGTCGCTTTGCGAGCATGACCTGGCAGAGACGGCAAAGCAGATCATGATCGATGCGGCTTCCGCCGGTTGTGCCATCATCCTGCCCTCCGATGCGGTGGTGGCACGCGAATTCAAGGCAGGCGCTGCCTCTGAGGTCGTGGATGTGGACGCGGTCCCCGCTGATGCCATGATCCTCGATGTGGGGCCGAATTCCATCGAGAAGGTCAAGGAATGGCTTGAGCGCGCCGACACCGTGGTCTGGAACGGACCGCTTGGTGCATTCGAGATCGAACCCTTCGACAAGGCCACGATGGAATCCGCGCGCTTCGCCGCCCAGCGCACCCGCGAAGGTCTGCTCGTGTCCGTCGCCGGTGGCGGTGACACGGTCGCAGCACTCAACCAGGCAGGTGTCGCCGAAGACTTCACCTATATCTCCACCGCGGGTGGTGCATTCCTTGAATGGATGGAAGGCAAGGAGCTGCCGGGCGTGGCCGCGTTAAGCAATTAA
- a CDS encoding potassium/proton antiporter, whose product MDQGIYVIILIGTALVLLAAFSSLIARRFGAPLLLIFLGIGLAAGTDGLGLDFDNATAAYFIGSLALAVILFDSGFGTSLASFRAAAAPAITLATFGVLLTAGIVGVAAHFITDLGWLPSMLLGATVASTDAAAVFFLLRVGNISVRDRVRSTLEVESGSNDPIAIFLTLSLVSLIATGAAAEPEKLALDVAFGFLQQMGIGLVAGLIGGYLIVRLVIRLRLDQGLVPIFVLALSLLVFSITGAFGGSGFLAVYIAGLVAGNSRLRATDQIKRFQDGVTWLAQIIMFLVLGLFATPSQFPEIALPALVLGVFLIFVARPIAVALCLLPFRFTREETAFISWVGLRGAVSILLAITPVIDNIDGGRALFNTVFIIVLVSLMIQGWTVGPLARRLGMVVPPRLGPLNKVELELPGSAHHELLAYRIVAGSPVERGARIPRWARPSLVLRDGRSMTYQYAGRLMAGDRVYIFVPDRYPRLLDRLFASPAEVDSEDAEFFGAFAVDPDRPALELEQAYAPGLKEKELEMTIAELVAARLGGRAEYADRVTLGNIELIVRDVDDDDHITSIGLSVEPPAQAPKVPAFISVSELLRRLWAMLQSRKTAREPRAGEN is encoded by the coding sequence ATGGATCAGGGCATTTACGTAATCATCTTGATCGGCACTGCCTTGGTGCTACTCGCAGCTTTCTCAAGCCTGATCGCTCGACGTTTCGGCGCGCCTCTCCTTCTCATATTTCTTGGCATTGGACTGGCCGCGGGTACCGATGGCCTGGGGCTGGATTTTGACAATGCGACTGCCGCCTATTTCATCGGCTCCCTCGCGCTCGCCGTGATCCTGTTCGATTCAGGCTTCGGCACCTCTCTCGCTTCCTTTCGCGCGGCGGCAGCTCCGGCGATCACTCTTGCAACATTTGGTGTATTGCTGACGGCAGGCATTGTTGGCGTTGCGGCGCATTTCATCACCGATCTGGGCTGGCTGCCTTCCATGCTTCTGGGCGCCACGGTCGCCTCCACGGACGCCGCGGCGGTCTTCTTCCTGCTGCGCGTTGGCAACATTTCCGTGCGAGACCGAGTGCGCTCGACGCTGGAGGTGGAATCCGGCTCGAACGATCCCATCGCGATCTTCCTCACCCTTTCCCTGGTAAGCCTGATCGCTACCGGTGCGGCTGCCGAACCGGAAAAGCTCGCGCTCGACGTTGCATTCGGGTTCCTGCAGCAGATGGGCATCGGTCTCGTGGCCGGCCTGATCGGAGGCTATCTGATCGTGCGCCTCGTCATCCGCCTGCGGCTCGACCAGGGGCTGGTCCCGATCTTCGTGCTCGCGCTTTCCCTGCTGGTCTTCTCAATCACAGGCGCATTTGGAGGCTCGGGCTTTCTTGCGGTCTATATTGCCGGGCTCGTTGCGGGCAACAGCCGCCTGCGCGCGACCGATCAGATCAAGCGTTTCCAGGATGGGGTGACCTGGCTTGCCCAGATCATCATGTTCCTGGTTCTGGGGCTGTTCGCCACACCGTCGCAGTTCCCGGAGATCGCCCTGCCCGCCCTGGTCCTCGGCGTATTCCTGATCTTTGTGGCCCGGCCGATCGCGGTTGCGCTATGCCTTCTTCCGTTCCGTTTCACTCGCGAGGAAACCGCTTTCATCTCCTGGGTTGGGCTGCGCGGCGCCGTCTCGATCCTGCTCGCAATCACGCCGGTCATCGACAATATTGATGGTGGGCGGGCGCTCTTCAACACGGTCTTCATCATCGTTCTCGTCTCGCTGATGATACAGGGCTGGACCGTGGGCCCGCTTGCGCGTCGCCTCGGAATGGTCGTTCCACCACGCCTCGGGCCACTCAACAAGGTGGAACTGGAACTGCCCGGTTCCGCCCACCACGAATTACTAGCCTATCGCATCGTCGCCGGCAGTCCGGTGGAACGCGGCGCGCGCATTCCGCGCTGGGCGAGACCGTCGCTCGTGCTGCGCGACGGGCGATCCATGACCTATCAGTATGCAGGCCGCCTCATGGCCGGCGATCGGGTCTACATCTTCGTCCCCGACCGCTATCCGCGTCTGCTCGACCGCCTGTTTGCCAGCCCCGCCGAGGTTGATTCCGAAGATGCCGAATTCTTCGGTGCATTCGCGGTTGATCCCGACCGCCCTGCGCTGGAACTGGAACAGGCCTATGCGCCCGGCCTGAAGGAGAAAGAACTCGAAATGACCATCGCCGAGCTCGTCGCGGCAAGGCTTGGAGGGCGCGCCGAATATGCCGACCGTGTCACCCTCGGCAATATCGAGCTTATTGTGCGCGACGTGGACGACGACGATCACATCACCTCCATCGGTCTGTCGGTCGAACCACCTGCCCAGGCGCCCAAGGTGCCTGCCTTCATCAGCGTCAGCGAATTGCTGCGTCGGCTGTGGGCGATGTTGCAGAGCCGCAAAACCGCGCGAGAGCCACGCGCCGGAGAAAATTAA
- the gap gene encoding type I glyceraldehyde-3-phosphate dehydrogenase: protein MTVKVAINGFGRIGRNVARAIYESGRKDIDIVAINDLGPAETNAHLLRYDSVHGRFPSEVKVDGDTIRIGDDSFKVFAERDPSKLPWGDLGVDIVMECTGIFTSKEKASMHLEAGAKRVLVSAPASGADITVVYGVNHDKITSDHTIISNASCTTNCLAPVAKVLNDAFGIEKGFMTTVHAYTGDQPTLDTMHKDLYRARAAAMSMIPTSTGAAKAVGLVLPELQGKLDGVAIRVPTPNVSVVDFKFVPKTKVTVEEVNKALVDAANGSLNGILAFTDEPLVSIDMNHNPASSTFALDQTKVIDGDLVRVMSWYDNEWGFSNRMADTATAIAKTL, encoded by the coding sequence ATGACAGTGAAAGTCGCCATCAACGGGTTTGGCCGCATCGGCCGCAATGTAGCCCGCGCAATCTACGAGTCCGGCCGCAAGGACATCGACATCGTTGCCATCAACGATCTTGGCCCTGCCGAGACTAACGCACATCTGCTGCGCTATGACAGTGTTCACGGTCGTTTCCCGAGCGAGGTGAAGGTCGACGGCGACACGATCCGCATCGGCGACGACAGCTTCAAGGTGTTCGCCGAGCGCGACCCGTCCAAGCTGCCATGGGGTGACCTTGGCGTGGACATCGTGATGGAATGCACCGGCATCTTCACCTCCAAGGAGAAGGCCTCCATGCATCTGGAGGCAGGCGCCAAGCGCGTTCTTGTTTCCGCTCCCGCATCCGGCGCCGACATCACCGTCGTCTATGGCGTGAACCACGACAAGATCACGTCCGACCACACGATCATCTCCAACGCATCCTGCACCACGAACTGCCTGGCACCGGTCGCCAAGGTCCTCAACGATGCTTTCGGCATCGAGAAGGGCTTCATGACAACGGTTCACGCCTATACCGGCGACCAGCCGACGCTGGACACGATGCACAAGGATCTCTACCGCGCCCGCGCGGCAGCCATGTCCATGATCCCGACCTCGACGGGTGCGGCCAAGGCTGTCGGCCTTGTTCTGCCCGAGCTTCAGGGCAAGCTCGATGGTGTTGCCATCCGCGTTCCCACCCCGAATGTCTCGGTGGTCGACTTCAAGTTCGTGCCGAAGACAAAGGTCACGGTCGAAGAGGTCAACAAGGCCCTTGTCGACGCAGCCAATGGTTCGCTGAACGGCATCCTTGCATTCACCGACGAGCCGCTTGTCTCGATCGACATGAACCACAACCCCGCCTCCTCCACCTTTGCTCTCGACCAGACCAAGGTGATCGACGGCGACCTCGTGCGTGTCATGTCCTGGTATGACAACGAATGGGGCTTCTCCAACCGCATGGCCGATACCGCAACGGCAATCGCCAAGACCCTCTGA
- the tkt gene encoding transketolase produces MISRDKHDRMANAIRFLSMDAVEQAKSGHPGLPMGAADIATVLYTRFMTHDPKKPDWADRDRFVLSAGHGSMLLYSLLYLLGYEDITIDEIKNFRQLGSRTAGHPEYGYAAGIETTTGPLGQGLANSVGMALAERLLNARYGDELVNHYTYVLAGDGCLMEGISQEAIALAGHLKLNKLIVMWDDNQISIDGPVSLSDSTDQCARFAASGWNTIRADGHDPDAIASAIEAARESDLPTLIAFRTTIGYGSPNKAGTNKVHGSPLGAEEIAAVRKELGWEAEPFVVPSDILDDWRLAGLRSAKERKEWEKRLAAVSAEVRAEFERRMRGDLPESFAGAIDDYKKKLGEENPKLATRAASENALEVINDALSETIGGSADLTGSNNTRTSQLGAVKPGEFSGRYIHYGIREHGMAAAMNGMALHGGVIPYGGTFLTFSDYARPAMRLASLMGIRSIFVMTHDSIGLGEDGPTHQPVEHLAALRAIPNHLVFRPADPVETAECWQVALETKDAPSTLALTRQKLEPVRNDYKSENLCARGAYELLAASDEAKVTIFASGSEVEIAVDARNQLEGRGVPTRVVSVPCFELFEAQSDEYKDMLLGKNTVRIAIEAGISMGWERFIGEDGVFIGMKGFGASAPAPELYEHFGITAEAAVQAAEARLNKAD; encoded by the coding sequence ATGATCTCACGCGACAAACACGACCGGATGGCAAATGCGATCCGCTTCCTCTCTATGGACGCCGTCGAACAGGCGAAGTCCGGCCATCCTGGCCTGCCCATGGGCGCAGCGGACATAGCAACTGTCCTCTATACGCGCTTCATGACCCATGACCCGAAGAAGCCGGACTGGGCAGACCGCGACCGCTTCGTGCTTTCCGCCGGTCACGGCTCGATGCTTCTCTATTCCCTGCTTTACCTGCTGGGCTATGAGGACATCACGATCGACGAGATCAAGAATTTCCGTCAGCTCGGCTCCCGCACTGCCGGCCATCCCGAATATGGCTATGCGGCCGGTATCGAGACGACGACGGGTCCGCTGGGCCAGGGTCTGGCAAACTCGGTCGGCATGGCGCTCGCCGAGCGCCTGCTCAATGCCCGCTATGGCGACGAGCTTGTCAATCACTACACCTATGTGCTCGCCGGCGACGGCTGCCTCATGGAAGGCATCAGCCAGGAGGCGATCGCACTTGCCGGTCACCTGAAGCTGAACAAGCTCATCGTGATGTGGGACGACAACCAGATCTCCATCGATGGTCCTGTGTCCCTTTCCGACAGCACCGACCAGTGCGCACGCTTTGCAGCGTCCGGCTGGAACACGATCCGCGCAGACGGTCACGATCCCGATGCCATTGCATCCGCGATCGAAGCCGCACGCGAATCCGACCTGCCGACGCTGATCGCATTCCGCACCACCATCGGCTACGGTTCGCCCAACAAGGCCGGCACCAACAAGGTTCACGGTTCGCCGCTGGGTGCCGAGGAAATCGCAGCCGTCCGCAAGGAACTCGGCTGGGAAGCAGAACCCTTCGTGGTTCCTTCAGACATTCTGGACGACTGGCGCCTCGCCGGCCTTCGCTCCGCCAAGGAGCGCAAGGAGTGGGAGAAGCGCCTGGCTGCGGTCAGCGCCGAAGTGCGCGCCGAGTTCGAGCGCCGCATGCGTGGCGACCTGCCGGAAAGCTTTGCTGGCGCCATCGACGACTACAAGAAGAAGCTTGGCGAGGAGAACCCGAAGCTTGCCACCCGCGCAGCCTCGGAGAACGCTCTCGAAGTCATCAATGATGCGCTCAGCGAAACCATTGGCGGCTCTGCTGATCTCACCGGTTCCAACAACACCCGCACCAGCCAGCTGGGCGCGGTGAAGCCGGGCGAGTTTTCCGGTCGCTACATCCACTATGGCATCCGCGAGCATGGCATGGCTGCAGCCATGAACGGCATGGCGCTGCATGGCGGCGTGATACCCTATGGCGGCACCTTCCTCACCTTCTCCGACTATGCACGACCGGCCATGCGTCTGGCGTCGCTGATGGGCATCCGCTCCATCTTCGTGATGACGCATGATTCCATCGGACTTGGCGAAGACGGCCCGACCCACCAGCCGGTGGAGCATCTGGCTGCATTGCGTGCGATCCCGAACCACCTCGTCTTCCGTCCGGCCGATCCGGTCGAGACAGCCGAGTGCTGGCAGGTCGCGCTGGAAACGAAGGATGCTCCTTCTACGCTGGCGCTCACCCGCCAGAAGCTTGAGCCGGTGCGCAACGACTACAAGTCGGAAAATCTTTGCGCCCGCGGTGCATACGAGCTTCTCGCTGCAAGCGACGAGGCAAAGGTCACCATCTTTGCCAGCGGCTCGGAAGTCGAGATCGCCGTCGACGCGCGCAACCAGCTTGAAGGCCGCGGCGTGCCAACCCGGGTTGTCTCCGTGCCGTGCTTCGAGCTCTTCGAGGCGCAGTCCGACGAGTACAAGGATATGCTTCTGGGCAAGAACACGGTTCGCATCGCCATTGAAGCCGGCATCTCGATGGGCTGGGAACGCTTTATCGGCGAAGACGGTGTCTTCATCGGCATGAAGGGTTTCGGTGCCAGCGCGCCTGCGCCCGAGCTCTACGAGCATTTCGGCATCACCGCGGAAGCCGCGGTTCAGGCGGCGGAAGCACGCCTGAACAAGGCCGACTGA
- a CDS encoding DUF4164 domain-containing protein, whose amino-acid sequence MNIQNSGDTTLREALGRLGKAIETLEASVDARLEKEHDYAEAEAEVQRMGADRARLAQELDKSEARAERLADVNREVSRRLVTAMETIRAVLDR is encoded by the coding sequence ATGAACATCCAAAATTCCGGCGATACCACGCTCCGGGAAGCGCTGGGGCGCCTTGGAAAAGCCATCGAGACGCTTGAGGCGTCTGTCGATGCACGCCTGGAAAAAGAGCATGACTATGCCGAAGCCGAAGCGGAAGTGCAGCGTATGGGCGCAGATCGTGCGCGACTGGCCCAGGAACTCGACAAATCCGAAGCACGTGCCGAGCGGCTGGCGGATGTGAATCGCGAAGTGTCGCGCCGGCTGGTCACGGCGATGGAAACCATACGCGCCGTTCTTGACCGGTAG
- a CDS encoding cell division protein ZapA has translation MAQVTVTIDGKAYRMACDEGQEEHLISLAERFDRYVGHLKDSFGEIGDQRITVMAGIMVMDELVELQKRIQGMETEVATLRKTRDEALLKADKQDSALTGVILELAERIEAVAVKISSGDSSTDTPSG, from the coding sequence ATGGCACAAGTCACGGTCACCATTGATGGCAAGGCCTATCGCATGGCCTGCGACGAGGGGCAGGAAGAGCACCTCATCAGCCTGGCGGAGCGTTTCGACCGCTATGTCGGTCACCTGAAGGATTCCTTCGGCGAGATCGGCGATCAGCGGATCACCGTCATGGCGGGCATCATGGTGATGGATGAGCTCGTTGAACTGCAAAAGCGCATCCAGGGGATGGAAACCGAGGTCGCAACGCTTCGAAAGACGCGTGACGAGGCGCTTCTGAAGGCGGACAAGCAGGATTCCGCGCTGACCGGCGTGATCCTGGAGCTTGCCGAGCGTATCGAAGCCGTGGCAGTGAAAATCTCCAGCGGGGACAGTTCGACCGATACGCCGTCGGGCTGA
- the rimM gene encoding ribosome maturation factor RimM (Essential for efficient processing of 16S rRNA), producing the protein MAVLRDPVQLGVVGAPHGIRGELRVKSFTQDPLAIGDYGPLHTDDGRELLVQKARPAKNVLVVSFAGVNDRSGAEALAGARLFVERAVLPQDLDEEEYYHADLIGLSVRDAAGEDFGKVIAVHDFGAGDILEVKPVSGRSVMMPFTRDAVPEVKPSAGYMVVDPAAAGLIASDEDGSEADESEAHP; encoded by the coding sequence ATGGCAGTGCTTCGCGATCCCGTGCAGCTCGGCGTGGTGGGTGCGCCCCACGGCATTCGCGGTGAGCTGCGGGTCAAGAGCTTTACGCAAGATCCATTGGCTATCGGTGACTACGGGCCGCTCCACACGGATGATGGGCGGGAGCTTCTCGTGCAGAAAGCGCGTCCGGCAAAGAATGTGCTGGTGGTTTCCTTCGCAGGCGTCAATGACAGATCGGGTGCCGAGGCATTGGCTGGCGCGAGACTGTTCGTGGAACGTGCCGTGCTGCCGCAGGATCTGGATGAGGAAGAGTATTACCACGCCGACCTCATCGGCCTTTCCGTGCGCGATGCAGCAGGTGAAGACTTCGGCAAGGTGATCGCCGTTCATGACTTCGGGGCAGGCGACATCCTTGAGGTGAAACCGGTTTCGGGTCGCAGCGTCATGATGCCCTTTACCCGAGATGCCGTGCCGGAGGTAAAGCCGTCAGCGGGCTATATGGTCGTCGATCCGGCTGCAGCGGGCCTGATCGCCAGTGACGAAGACGGCAGCGAAGCCGATGAGAGCGAGGCGCATCCATGA